Proteins encoded in a region of the Synechococcus sp. BIOS-U3-1 genome:
- a CDS encoding adenosylcobinamide-GDP ribazoletransferase, translated as MNSVICAALRFASPPWLRDLAGAWVFYSVLPGLPWPVPRFERIARFAPLVGTVIGGLMAALWLLLSALNWSPVAIAPVALALGLWLTGGLHLDGLMDTADGLAAGNSRCLEAMDDSRVGASGVQAAIIVLLLQFAALVQLDGFAPTALVLSAIFARVSPLWAMGRFCYLRGQDSGTAAFHRSNWRGWSEGNPTLFLLLLTGLLLWGLQPKLFMAWTGVVLLGTSAALLPAEWLGRRLGGHTGDSYGATLMLCETLTLLGSSLLAPVLLPAA; from the coding sequence GTGAACTCCGTGATCTGCGCTGCTCTGCGGTTTGCCTCTCCCCCTTGGTTGCGTGATTTGGCCGGTGCCTGGGTGTTCTATTCAGTGCTGCCCGGCTTGCCATGGCCGGTACCCCGTTTCGAGCGCATCGCCCGCTTTGCTCCCTTGGTTGGAACGGTGATCGGTGGGCTGATGGCAGCCCTTTGGCTCCTGCTCAGTGCTTTGAACTGGTCACCTGTGGCGATCGCTCCTGTGGCGCTAGCTCTTGGCCTCTGGCTCACGGGTGGGCTTCATCTAGATGGCTTGATGGACACCGCCGATGGCCTGGCTGCCGGTAACAGTCGTTGTCTGGAGGCGATGGATGACAGTCGTGTCGGCGCCAGTGGTGTTCAGGCGGCAATCATCGTGCTCTTGCTCCAGTTTGCAGCGCTGGTCCAGCTGGATGGGTTCGCTCCGACTGCCCTTGTTTTGTCAGCGATCTTCGCAAGAGTTTCGCCGCTGTGGGCCATGGGGCGCTTCTGTTACCTGCGCGGGCAGGACTCAGGCACTGCGGCTTTTCATCGCAGCAATTGGCGTGGTTGGAGTGAAGGCAATCCGACCCTGTTCCTGTTGCTTTTGACAGGGCTGCTCTTGTGGGGTCTGCAGCCCAAGCTGTTCATGGCTTGGACGGGTGTTGTGTTGTTGGGGACTTCGGCAGCTCTGCTTCCGGCTGAGTGGCTGGGCAGGCGTCTTGGGGGTCATACCGGCGATAGCTACGGGGCTACTTTGATGCTCTGTGAAACCCTCACCCTGCTGGGTTCTTCCTTGCTTGCTCCTGTTCTGTTGCCGGCAGCTTGA
- a CDS encoding alpha/beta hydrolase, with the protein MPDSVIHAGPGAGGLRLVLLHGWGADAEDLLPLGEGLAATAKVPAECIGLQAPEPHPSGQGRQWYGLFPSDWEAVPSATQQLRQRIEKLDLEAIPLSKTVLIGFSQGGAMALHVGCNLPLAGVISCSGYPHPEWNPPLARPPVLLLHGRNDEVVPVAAADRLLELLRPGAKECSLKTFAGGHTIPLDAQKAMAEAIASWLG; encoded by the coding sequence ATGCCTGATTCAGTGATTCATGCCGGTCCGGGAGCGGGAGGCCTTCGACTAGTGCTTCTGCATGGCTGGGGGGCCGATGCAGAGGATTTGCTCCCGCTCGGCGAAGGGCTAGCGGCGACCGCAAAAGTTCCTGCTGAATGCATCGGACTTCAAGCACCCGAACCTCACCCAAGCGGACAGGGGCGCCAGTGGTACGGACTTTTCCCATCTGACTGGGAGGCCGTTCCATCAGCCACGCAACAGTTGCGCCAGCGCATTGAAAAACTCGACCTGGAAGCCATTCCACTCTCTAAAACTGTTCTGATCGGTTTCTCCCAAGGTGGGGCCATGGCCCTGCACGTGGGATGCAATCTGCCACTGGCAGGAGTGATCAGCTGCAGTGGCTATCCCCATCCGGAGTGGAATCCACCATTGGCCCGTCCACCAGTGCTGCTGCTGCACGGAAGGAATGACGAGGTTGTACCCGTTGCCGCAGCAGACAGGCTGCTTGAGCTGCTGAGACCTGGAGCAAAAGAATGCAGTCTTAAAACCTTTGCCGGTGGACACACCATTCCGCTGGACGCTCAGAAAGCCATGGCAGAAGCCATAGCCTCCTGGCTGGGATAA
- a CDS encoding glycoside hydrolase family 15 protein, which translates to MVLSHPNREEDQLKAQRLTQLDRSIERVVLQRQNPISGLLPASTAHTVHGNYGDAWVRDCIYSIQCVWGLAIAHRRQRGRCQRCWELEQRVIDLMRGLLNAMMRQAEKVERFKGSLDPLDALHAKYDSANGAPVVPDDGWGHLQLDATSLFLLQLAQLSSSGLAVIHNTHEACFIQNLVYYVARAYRVADYGIWERGDKGNHGLPERNASSIGMAKAALEALNGVDLCASHGDGSMQVLIPHGAVVRLRRALTGLLPRESASKEVDSACLSVVGYPAWAVEDRALVERTNRRIRRELGGLYGYKRFRRDGHQTVVEDISRLHYEREELATFEGIESEWPLFLAYELVTACFEQRWDDASLWRERLQALQVKRDGERLFPELYLVPAEQLELERRTPGSQKRIANENVPLLWTQSLAWIGDMLLDGLIKAEDLDPCGRRLPATLGADTVLVSLVPGNDAVAKKLQKLGLPVSDPQSADLPVLPSEALRERLSNVGADQALGLSGHPPLRPETAVTARLYRQGGQQLAFLPSVLEEGTFFLSHDPRQLIESIVNELHLLQRHWQGQGAPLLLIPVQAALLEREEMLLLELTQRLQSGNIEGVAVEFADLESLASKAQWLTLPEESEHSRLPDNTQQAAELLQASTDLSDLTAAQEQELDDIPLEELRQRLWSSHSLREQAEVLELLTQRLGQQAILSGPKGAPVELSTLQQEIYRRGLSQEDWNVARRCAGAMGLIHPQLEDALTDLLSRQKQVVIGRNYSSESRLTSPISNQSIAALIDRTCGSDGRERMLQQELLLALDGIARREPSMIRGSLTFQLGQLLLLLTSELAAEQHCSQDEAFEALCDEPPHRISLRLRTVLADVDHARAALQRRELLHLSGKVEWNIPEPLDESPSGSDWLQHRIRLGSLQQVPKEFYAGIWSLLHHCHGLVIGDKLERRNRLTSALLREKTPGERNFAIQVEHLLSRIGAPEYRQLCTESLLSLMAFATANPNMHFDDDIALDVVIGHAVRVGWRNRHPEQKTVDYSQYKAAAWAQFYRSSPAECREWQIQALRELADQEALR; encoded by the coding sequence ATGGTTCTGTCGCACCCGAACCGTGAAGAGGATCAACTAAAGGCGCAGCGACTGACGCAGCTGGACCGCTCGATCGAGCGGGTGGTGCTTCAGCGACAGAACCCAATTAGTGGCCTGCTGCCCGCCAGCACAGCCCACACCGTGCATGGCAATTACGGAGATGCCTGGGTTCGCGACTGCATCTATTCGATCCAGTGCGTCTGGGGTCTGGCGATTGCCCACCGGCGACAGAGAGGTCGCTGTCAACGCTGCTGGGAGCTCGAACAGCGCGTCATCGACCTGATGCGCGGATTACTGAACGCCATGATGCGTCAGGCCGAAAAAGTGGAGCGCTTCAAAGGCAGCCTCGATCCACTGGATGCTCTTCATGCGAAATACGACAGTGCCAACGGAGCCCCGGTGGTTCCCGATGATGGATGGGGTCATCTACAGCTAGATGCCACATCACTGTTTCTGTTGCAACTGGCCCAGCTGAGCTCCAGCGGCTTGGCCGTCATCCATAACACTCACGAAGCATGCTTCATCCAGAACCTGGTGTATTACGTGGCCAGGGCCTACCGGGTTGCCGACTACGGAATCTGGGAGCGCGGCGACAAGGGCAACCACGGCCTACCCGAAAGGAATGCCAGTTCGATCGGCATGGCCAAAGCCGCACTGGAGGCATTAAACGGGGTTGACCTTTGCGCTTCCCATGGAGACGGAAGCATGCAGGTGCTGATTCCTCACGGTGCTGTAGTGCGTCTGAGACGAGCCCTAACGGGGCTGCTGCCGCGTGAGTCAGCAAGCAAGGAAGTCGACAGCGCCTGCCTCTCCGTGGTCGGCTACCCCGCCTGGGCGGTGGAGGATCGAGCGCTGGTGGAACGCACCAACAGGCGGATCAGGCGGGAGCTGGGCGGTCTCTACGGCTACAAGCGCTTTCGCAGGGATGGTCATCAGACGGTGGTGGAAGACATCAGCCGGCTGCACTACGAGCGTGAAGAGCTGGCCACCTTTGAAGGCATCGAATCGGAATGGCCGCTGTTCCTCGCCTACGAATTGGTCACCGCCTGTTTCGAGCAGCGTTGGGACGATGCCAGCCTCTGGCGTGAACGTCTGCAGGCACTGCAGGTGAAACGCGATGGAGAACGACTGTTCCCAGAGCTTTATCTCGTGCCCGCTGAACAGCTGGAGCTGGAACGACGTACTCCCGGAAGCCAGAAACGCATCGCCAATGAAAACGTGCCGTTGCTCTGGACCCAGAGCCTCGCCTGGATTGGAGACATGCTCCTGGATGGATTGATCAAGGCAGAGGATCTTGACCCCTGCGGCCGGCGACTGCCCGCCACGCTGGGAGCCGACACAGTGCTGGTTTCACTGGTTCCTGGGAATGACGCCGTCGCGAAAAAACTGCAAAAACTGGGGTTGCCGGTCAGCGATCCCCAATCCGCAGACCTGCCGGTGCTCCCCTCTGAAGCGCTGCGAGAACGGCTAAGCAACGTTGGCGCCGACCAGGCCCTTGGCCTCAGCGGCCACCCACCACTGCGACCGGAAACAGCGGTCACAGCTCGTCTCTATCGCCAGGGCGGACAACAGCTGGCTTTTCTGCCCTCTGTGCTGGAGGAGGGCACGTTTTTTCTCAGCCATGACCCGCGACAGCTCATCGAAAGCATCGTCAACGAACTGCACCTGCTTCAACGACATTGGCAAGGCCAGGGAGCGCCCCTGCTGCTGATCCCCGTGCAAGCCGCTCTGCTGGAGAGGGAAGAAATGCTTCTGCTGGAACTCACCCAACGCCTGCAGAGCGGCAACATTGAGGGGGTTGCTGTGGAATTCGCTGATCTTGAGTCGCTAGCCAGCAAAGCCCAGTGGTTAACGCTCCCGGAAGAAAGCGAGCACAGCAGACTGCCTGACAACACACAACAAGCAGCTGAACTGCTTCAAGCCTCCACCGATCTGAGTGACCTCACCGCGGCCCAGGAGCAGGAACTGGATGACATTCCCTTGGAAGAGCTACGTCAGAGGCTTTGGAGCAGCCATTCACTACGGGAACAAGCGGAAGTCCTGGAGCTTTTGACACAACGACTTGGTCAGCAGGCCATCCTCAGCGGACCCAAAGGAGCTCCTGTTGAGCTGTCCACACTGCAGCAAGAGATCTACCGCCGCGGCCTCAGCCAGGAGGACTGGAACGTGGCCAGGCGCTGCGCCGGCGCTATGGGTCTGATTCATCCTCAGCTGGAAGATGCCCTCACGGACCTGCTGAGCCGCCAGAAACAGGTTGTCATCGGCAGGAACTACAGCAGCGAATCGCGGCTCACCAGTCCTATCTCCAACCAGTCAATCGCAGCACTGATCGACCGCACCTGCGGCAGTGACGGCCGCGAACGCATGCTGCAGCAGGAGTTACTGCTCGCACTGGACGGGATCGCCAGGCGTGAACCGAGCATGATCAGAGGCTCTCTGACCTTCCAGCTTGGGCAGCTGCTGCTGCTGCTGACCTCTGAGCTGGCAGCCGAGCAGCACTGCAGTCAAGACGAAGCCTTCGAAGCTCTGTGCGATGAACCTCCTCACCGCATCAGCCTGCGCCTGCGCACGGTGCTGGCCGACGTCGATCACGCCAGAGCGGCCCTGCAACGTCGGGAACTGTTGCACTTGAGCGGCAAGGTGGAATGGAACATCCCCGAACCCCTGGATGAAAGCCCCAGCGGTAGCGACTGGCTGCAGCACCGGATCCGCCTGGGCTCGCTGCAACAGGTGCCCAAAGAGTTCTATGCAGGGATCTGGTCACTGCTACATCACTGCCATGGGCTGGTGATTGGCGACAAGCTGGAGCGCCGCAACCGTCTAACCAGCGCCCTGCTTCGGGAAAAAACCCCGGGCGAACGCAACTTCGCCATTCAGGTGGAGCATCTGCTTAGTCGCATTGGAGCACCGGAATACCGACAACTCTGCACTGAAAGCCTGCTCTCATTGATGGCCTTTGCAACAGCCAATCCCAACATGCACTTCGACGACGACATTGCCCTTGATGTGGTCATCGGACACGCCGTAAGAGTGGGCTGGCGGAATCGCCATCCTGAGCAGAAGACCGTGGACTATTCCCAGTACAAAGCCGCTGCATGGGCTCAGTTCTACCGGTCATCGCCAGCCGAATGCAGGGAGTGGCAGATCCAAGCCCTGAGGGAACTCGCGGATCAGGAAGCACTGCGCTGA
- a CDS encoding sensor histidine kinase: MQLSDRFLELAQQQLQTLAVDTAMARLALYVTDRSQSSTPTLTLVAQWPLDSALPPAISEDPSLRSVAQERRWYPLRHESLLLGVLRAEQRPLPGRPVEHDPRLQICAETLACILGLEQDCRKLHYQLDEQRQQLNLVVHQLRNPLTALRTYAQLLLRRIGPEDQQRSLVESLIQEQDQLDRYLQSLDRIGRGELRLEADASTPLLLPPVPVDAPDLTVADLLNPLIQRASATATLQNRPWDGPDRWTAWTQAARPAADAVVAEIVANLLENAFRYSPPGTALGLKLLNHAICVWDAGPSIPATEHERIFQQGERGSSSIDRPGTGLGLSLARRLAENRGGSLKLHTEPKSLDADLPMHGNAFLLKLPATEQEQARKNPAG; this comes from the coding sequence ATGCAACTGTCCGATCGGTTCCTAGAGCTGGCGCAGCAGCAGCTGCAGACTCTCGCGGTCGATACAGCCATGGCACGACTTGCCCTGTACGTCACCGATCGAAGTCAGAGCTCAACTCCCACCCTGACCCTTGTGGCTCAGTGGCCTCTCGACTCAGCACTACCTCCGGCAATCAGCGAAGACCCCAGCCTGCGCAGCGTTGCCCAGGAACGACGCTGGTACCCCTTGCGGCACGAGAGCCTGCTGCTTGGCGTGCTTCGTGCAGAACAACGACCGCTTCCAGGCAGGCCCGTCGAGCACGACCCTCGCCTTCAGATCTGCGCGGAAACTCTCGCTTGCATTCTCGGTCTTGAACAAGATTGCCGAAAGCTTCATTACCAGCTTGACGAGCAACGTCAGCAGCTCAATCTGGTGGTACACCAACTGCGCAATCCCTTAACAGCTTTGCGGACTTACGCCCAGCTTCTGCTGCGTCGCATTGGCCCAGAGGATCAACAGCGTTCATTGGTGGAGAGCCTGATTCAGGAACAGGATCAGCTGGATCGTTATCTCCAATCCCTCGACAGGATCGGCAGGGGCGAGCTCCGGCTGGAGGCGGATGCTTCCACACCTCTACTGCTGCCACCCGTTCCTGTAGATGCTCCTGACCTGACCGTTGCAGATCTGCTCAACCCTCTCATTCAGAGAGCTTCTGCCACAGCGACCCTGCAGAACAGGCCATGGGATGGCCCTGATCGTTGGACTGCATGGACCCAAGCCGCTCGCCCAGCAGCCGATGCCGTGGTGGCTGAAATCGTGGCCAACCTGCTGGAAAACGCCTTCCGCTACAGCCCGCCCGGAACCGCACTGGGATTGAAGCTTCTGAACCATGCAATTTGTGTCTGGGACGCAGGCCCCAGCATTCCCGCCACGGAGCACGAGCGCATTTTTCAGCAAGGTGAGCGTGGCAGCAGCAGCATCGATCGCCCTGGCACCGGACTGGGTCTTTCGCTGGCCCGTCGTCTGGCTGAAAACCGTGGCGGCTCACTGAAACTCCACACCGAACCAAAGAGCCTGGATGCGGATCTGCCTATGCATGGCAATGCCTTTCTGCTCAAGCTGCCGGCAACAGAACAGGAGCAAGCAAGGAAGAACCCAGCAGGGTGA
- a CDS encoding photosystem II reaction center protein K, translating to MAAFSLDLLAQLPEAYQAFGPLIDILPIIPLFFLLLAFVWQASVGFR from the coding sequence ATGGCTGCTTTCTCCCTCGACCTGCTGGCCCAACTTCCAGAGGCCTATCAGGCTTTCGGTCCGCTGATCGACATCCTCCCGATCATTCCTCTGTTTTTCCTGCTGCTGGCCTTCGTCTGGCAAGCTTCCGTCGGTTTCCGTTAA
- a CDS encoding DUF3155 domain-containing protein, with protein MSKKRKRISRRRLAGQRVLAHVSTFHLETGEHKPVTAARRFIAEGCLVPPALLNVRRNEHTTDRFFWGEKGLFSAQYAEENHFLFPSLRTIVDSVGEEVIFEGLELSSDDWEEMEEYEYAFV; from the coding sequence ATGTCTAAGAAGCGCAAGCGGATTAGCCGCCGCCGTCTTGCCGGTCAGCGCGTGCTGGCTCACGTTTCAACCTTCCACCTTGAAACCGGTGAACACAAGCCTGTAACAGCGGCTCGCCGTTTCATTGCTGAAGGCTGTCTCGTTCCTCCAGCACTTCTCAATGTGCGGCGCAACGAGCACACCACTGACCGTTTTTTCTGGGGTGAAAAAGGTTTGTTCAGTGCTCAGTACGCGGAGGAAAATCACTTTCTCTTCCCTTCGCTGCGCACCATCGTCGACAGCGTTGGCGAAGAGGTGATTTTTGAAGGCCTGGAGCTTTCCTCTGACGACTGGGAAGAGATGGAAGAGTACGAATACGCTTTCGTCTGA
- a CDS encoding WecB/TagA/CpsF family glycosyltransferase — MEALTTGPRDQRRCQVLDIPVDACRDVTAAAIGLHAEGGGQIVTLNAEMTMLARRNTDLGSVIQAADLVVPDGAGVVWALARQGIKVQRSPGIELAWSLLNYAEAHGWRVALVGASPEVMEKLSDRLAQQSPSLQLVFAEHGYQEASAWPELETRLRRLRPDLVLVALGVPLQEIWIPRMRDQLPGLWMGVGGSFDVWSGLKQRAPGWASRLQLEWLYRLLQDPSRWRRYFVLPQFAWTVLRSPRRSGEGQR, encoded by the coding sequence ATGGAAGCACTGACAACGGGTCCGCGCGATCAACGTCGTTGCCAAGTTCTCGACATCCCCGTAGATGCCTGCCGGGATGTCACTGCCGCAGCGATCGGCCTGCATGCGGAGGGTGGGGGTCAGATCGTCACGCTGAATGCAGAGATGACGATGCTTGCTCGACGCAACACCGATCTAGGTTCTGTGATCCAAGCTGCTGATTTGGTGGTTCCTGATGGAGCAGGCGTGGTCTGGGCGCTTGCTCGCCAGGGCATCAAGGTGCAACGCAGTCCTGGAATCGAGCTTGCCTGGTCATTGCTCAATTACGCCGAAGCCCATGGTTGGCGCGTCGCACTGGTTGGGGCGTCGCCAGAAGTGATGGAGAAGTTGTCTGATCGCCTTGCTCAGCAGAGTCCATCACTGCAGCTGGTCTTCGCAGAACACGGATATCAGGAGGCCAGTGCCTGGCCAGAGCTTGAAACAAGATTGCGGCGACTCCGCCCAGATCTGGTGCTGGTGGCTCTTGGGGTCCCCCTTCAGGAGATCTGGATCCCGAGAATGCGTGATCAGCTCCCCGGTCTCTGGATGGGCGTCGGCGGCAGCTTTGATGTCTGGTCAGGTTTGAAGCAACGTGCCCCAGGCTGGGCCAGCCGTTTGCAGTTGGAATGGCTCTACAGGCTGTTGCAGGACCCAAGCCGGTGGCGGCGTTATTTTGTTTTGCCTCAATTTGCCTGGACGGTGCTGCGCAGCCCGCGGCGCAGTGGTGAAGGCCAGCGCTGA
- a CDS encoding Gfo/Idh/MocA family protein — translation MTDAMVPVKVGVIGIGNMGWHHARVLSLLKDADLVGVADPEAQRGALATEQFGCRWFSDYRTMLKEVEAVCIAVPTLLHHSVGLACLEAGSHVLIEKPIAASQEEAAALIDAASRVGRLLQVGHIERFNPAFRELTKVVANEEVVVLEARRHSPHADRANDVSVVLDLMIHDLDLVLELASSSVVQLAAAGGRSSDGPIDYVNATLGFENGVVASLTASKMSHRKIRTLSAHCRASLVETDFLNHNLHIHRRAHEWYSADHGELLYRNDGFIEEVSTTSIEPLYAELEHFLQCVRGRETPAVDGQQASRALRLADLIEQAVEQPGVGVPIETPI, via the coding sequence ATGACCGACGCCATGGTTCCGGTGAAGGTCGGCGTGATCGGGATCGGCAACATGGGTTGGCATCACGCGCGCGTGCTCAGCCTGCTCAAGGACGCTGATCTCGTGGGCGTTGCTGACCCGGAAGCGCAGCGTGGGGCACTGGCCACTGAGCAGTTTGGATGTCGCTGGTTCTCTGACTACCGCACCATGCTCAAGGAGGTTGAGGCCGTCTGCATCGCAGTGCCGACCCTGCTCCATCACTCCGTCGGCCTGGCTTGTCTTGAGGCTGGTTCACACGTGCTGATCGAGAAGCCGATCGCCGCCAGCCAGGAGGAGGCCGCGGCCCTGATTGATGCCGCCAGCCGAGTGGGGCGCTTGCTGCAGGTGGGTCATATTGAACGCTTCAATCCCGCTTTCCGCGAGCTCACCAAGGTGGTGGCCAATGAAGAGGTGGTGGTGCTCGAAGCTCGTCGTCACAGCCCCCACGCCGATCGTGCCAACGATGTGTCAGTGGTGCTCGATTTGATGATTCATGATCTGGATCTGGTGCTTGAGCTGGCCAGTTCTTCGGTAGTGCAACTGGCGGCAGCCGGAGGTCGCAGCTCGGACGGGCCGATCGATTACGTCAACGCCACGCTCGGGTTTGAAAACGGCGTGGTGGCCAGTTTGACGGCCAGCAAAATGAGTCATCGCAAGATCAGGACGCTGAGTGCTCACTGCCGGGCCAGCCTTGTTGAAACTGACTTTCTCAATCACAACCTGCACATCCACCGCAGGGCCCATGAGTGGTACTCCGCTGATCATGGAGAGCTGCTGTATCGCAACGACGGTTTCATCGAGGAGGTGAGCACCACCTCGATCGAGCCTTTATATGCCGAACTCGAACACTTCTTGCAGTGTGTGCGCGGCCGGGAGACGCCTGCAGTGGATGGTCAGCAGGCTTCGAGGGCCCTGCGTCTGGCTGATCTGATTGAACAGGCCGTGGAGCAGCCCGGCGTTGGTGTTCCGATCGAGACTCCTATTTGA
- the tgt gene encoding tRNA guanosine(34) transglycosylase Tgt gives MFDFKISAHCSRTDARCGRFSTPHGVVDTPRFMPVGTLATVKGVSTDQLATTGAQMVLSNTYHLHLQPGEAVVEGAGGLHRFMGWKGPMLTDSGGFQVFSLGDLNRIDDQGVDFRNPRNGSRILLTPERSMEIQMALGADVAMAFDQCPPYPATENDVEEASRRTHAWLERCVNAHQKTDQALFGIVQGGCFPHLREASARTVAGFDLPGIAIGGVSVGEPVDDMHRIVRQVTPLLPDDRPRYLMGIGTLREMSVAVANGIDLFDCVLPTRLGRHGTALVGGERWNLRNARFRHDHTPLDTTCPCQACRQHSRSYLHHLIRSDELLGLTLLSLHNLTHLIRFTTAMGQAIKDGCFSEDFAPWEEDSPAHHTW, from the coding sequence GTGTTCGACTTCAAGATCAGCGCTCATTGTTCGCGCACGGACGCGCGCTGTGGAAGGTTCTCCACCCCCCATGGAGTCGTCGATACTCCTCGGTTCATGCCGGTGGGAACCCTGGCCACTGTGAAGGGGGTCAGCACGGATCAGTTGGCCACCACCGGTGCCCAGATGGTGCTATCCAACACCTACCACCTGCATCTCCAACCGGGCGAAGCGGTCGTCGAAGGTGCAGGCGGACTGCATCGGTTCATGGGCTGGAAGGGACCGATGCTCACTGATTCAGGTGGGTTTCAGGTCTTCAGCCTTGGCGATCTCAATCGCATCGATGACCAGGGAGTGGATTTCCGCAATCCACGCAACGGCAGTCGCATCCTGCTCACACCGGAGCGATCGATGGAAATCCAGATGGCACTGGGGGCCGACGTCGCCATGGCCTTCGATCAATGCCCCCCCTATCCAGCAACAGAGAACGATGTGGAGGAGGCCAGTCGTCGAACTCATGCCTGGCTCGAGCGCTGCGTGAACGCGCATCAGAAGACCGATCAGGCTCTTTTTGGCATTGTGCAAGGAGGTTGCTTCCCACACTTGCGTGAGGCCAGCGCACGGACGGTCGCCGGCTTCGATCTGCCAGGAATCGCCATCGGTGGGGTCAGCGTGGGCGAGCCCGTGGACGACATGCACAGGATCGTGCGTCAGGTGACTCCGCTGCTGCCCGATGATCGGCCCAGGTATCTGATGGGGATCGGCACCCTGAGGGAAATGAGCGTTGCCGTCGCCAACGGCATCGATCTGTTCGACTGCGTCCTGCCTACGCGGCTTGGCCGGCACGGCACAGCCCTCGTGGGTGGCGAGCGCTGGAATCTGCGCAACGCTCGATTCCGCCATGACCACACGCCGCTGGACACGACCTGTCCCTGCCAGGCCTGCCGGCAGCACAGCCGCTCCTATCTGCACCATTTGATCCGCAGTGATGAGCTGCTGGGGCTGACCCTGCTCAGCCTGCACAACCTCACCCACCTGATCCGCTTCACTACTGCCATGGGCCAGGCAATCAAGGACGGCTGTTTTTCAGAGGATTTCGCTCCCTGGGAAGAGGACTCCCCGGCTCATCACACGTGGTAG
- a CDS encoding hemolysin family protein, whose amino-acid sequence MRTLLLIALLVLPALFSAAEVALLRLRPSQVQALSEEGRPGAQSVQRLQRHLRIALLMTQFGACLSLVALGWIGRGFGQRWWPLEMPAGRWWDLAWFLLLVVLATLVAGLLPRAWVLSRPEFAALQLGPVLEGAIRVLSPLLSFLDSLASLLLRLAGLTQRWDAPVPALTAGELETLIESGAVTGLKPDERNILEGVFALRDTQVREVMVPRSGMVTLPVEVRFAELMEAVHRTRHARFPVIGQSLDDVRGVLDLRRLAEPIARGELREDSWLEPYLMPAQTVPETSNLADLLAIIRSGNPLLLVVDEHGGTEGLVTAADLTGEIVGDEPDDETDEPDLVPMDDQPGTWLVAGDLEIVELNRQLQLDLPEASDHHTLAGFLLERLQHIPSPGEALRHHNIQFEIVAMAGPRIVRVLLVLIEEPDSPLDSHNPDQGLM is encoded by the coding sequence ATGCGCACCCTGCTGCTGATCGCGCTGCTGGTTCTCCCGGCTCTGTTTTCAGCTGCTGAAGTGGCCCTTCTTCGGCTCAGGCCCAGTCAGGTGCAGGCTCTCAGTGAGGAGGGCCGCCCCGGTGCCCAGTCGGTACAGCGTCTGCAGCGGCACCTGCGCATCGCTCTGCTGATGACCCAGTTCGGGGCATGTTTGTCGCTGGTTGCCTTGGGCTGGATCGGTCGTGGATTCGGTCAGCGCTGGTGGCCACTGGAGATGCCCGCAGGCCGCTGGTGGGATCTCGCCTGGTTTTTGCTGCTGGTCGTGCTGGCCACCTTGGTTGCCGGCCTGCTTCCACGGGCCTGGGTGCTCAGCCGTCCTGAGTTCGCTGCCCTGCAGCTTGGTCCTGTTCTCGAGGGGGCGATCCGGGTGCTGAGTCCCCTGTTGTCGTTTCTCGACAGCCTGGCTTCGTTATTGCTGCGATTGGCGGGGCTCACTCAGCGCTGGGATGCTCCCGTACCGGCTCTCACGGCCGGGGAGCTGGAGACTTTGATCGAGAGTGGCGCAGTGACCGGTCTCAAACCAGACGAGCGCAACATCCTTGAAGGCGTGTTCGCATTGCGTGATACCCAGGTTCGTGAGGTGATGGTGCCGCGATCCGGGATGGTCACCCTTCCCGTTGAGGTCCGTTTTGCGGAGTTGATGGAGGCTGTGCACCGCACCCGCCATGCGCGCTTCCCCGTCATCGGTCAGTCGTTGGATGATGTCCGTGGGGTCCTTGATCTGCGGCGTCTCGCCGAGCCCATCGCTCGGGGCGAGTTGCGTGAGGACTCCTGGCTTGAGCCCTACCTGATGCCTGCGCAGACGGTGCCGGAGACGAGCAACTTGGCCGATCTGCTGGCCATCATCCGCTCAGGGAACCCCCTGCTACTGGTGGTCGATGAACATGGCGGTACCGAGGGCCTTGTCACTGCAGCAGATCTCACCGGAGAAATCGTTGGTGATGAACCTGACGATGAAACCGATGAACCGGACCTGGTGCCCATGGATGATCAGCCGGGCACTTGGCTTGTGGCCGGGGATCTGGAGATTGTTGAGCTGAATCGTCAGCTGCAGCTGGACCTCCCCGAAGCCAGCGACCATCACACCCTGGCTGGATTCCTGCTGGAACGGCTGCAGCACATCCCCTCACCTGGCGAGGCATTGCGCCACCACAACATCCAGTTCGAGATCGTTGCCATGGCTGGTCCCCGCATTGTGCGGGTGCTTCTGGTTCTGATTGAGGAGCCGGATTCGCCCCTTGATTCCCACAATCCGGACCAGGGATTGATGTAA